The Hyphomicrobium sp. 99 genome contains the following window.
CAGCCAAAAAGGCGATGCCCTTTAGAGACGTGCGCCGAACTCGCCAAGCCCGATTTTTAAATCGTCAGTCTGCTTCAGTGTTCGCGCATGCCCCGCCGAAGGATATCCGTCAACGGCGACAGCAGAAATTGGAGCAACGTCCGCTCCTCGGTCACGAAGATAACCTCTGCGCTCATGCCCGGCAGCAGTACCGCTTCCGACGCCCGGGCTTTTAGGTCGTCCTTATCGATTTCGACGCGCGCGACGTAATAGGACTGCATCCCATTGCCATCCGTGACGCGATCGGCGGAGACCGACCGCACGATGCCGCGCAGCCGCGGCATGACGCGGCTCGAGTAGGCGGCAAGGTGGATTTGCGCCGGCTGATCCTGGTGCACGAGCGGTATGTCGTTCGGGCTGACGCGTGCCTCGATGATCAGCTTGTCGTCGCGCGGTACGATTTCGAGGATGGGGTCGCCGCGTCCGACGACGCCGCCCACGGTCTTGAACCGCATGTTGATGACCGTACCAGCGACTGGCGCGGTGATTTCGGTGCGCTTCAGAACGTCCTTGCTCGCACTCAAGCGTTCGTCGATGTCGATCAACGCATTGTTGACCTTGTCCTGATCGGCCGCGATTTCGTCGAGGCGTGTCGCCTCGGCGCTGACCACCTGAAGGTTAGCCTCGACGATCAACTGCTTGGTTTTGGCGATATCGGTCTCGAACCCGGTTCGTTGCGCCAGAAGCTCAGATTCGTTGCGCTTCAGGCGCATCGCCTCTGGCTTCGGCAGCAGCCCCTTGTCGAGAAGCGCCTGCTTGCCCGCCACTTCCTCGCGAATGTAGGAAATCTGAATGTCGAGGTTGTCGATCTGCGCCTTTGCGCCCTCGATCTGCTCGGCAAGCTGATCAGTGCGCTGCTTGGCCATGTTCTTGCGGACCTGCAGCACGCTACGACGCGTGTCGAAAATCTGCTGCTGCGACTGCGCGGCAGCGACAAGCTTGCCGCCCGCTTCAAGCTCCTCGGGGAAATCAATCACTGCCGCGCCGCTTTTTTCGGCGTCGAGACGCGCCTTCTGCGCGAGAAGCGACTGCTTTTGCGCGAGCAACGTTTCATAAGCCGATTTGGGCTGAACCGACTCCAGAACGAGAAGCCGTTGGCCTTCCGTGACGATGTCGCCCTCGTGCACGCGGAGATCGCGGATGATGCCGCCCTCGAAATGCTGGACGACGCGGCGGCTGCTGTTCGGACTGATGACGCCGGGCGCAATGGCTCCCCCGGCGAGCGGAGCGACCGACGCCCAAGCGCCGAAGCCGCCGACGAAAAGGAGAATGAGCACGTAGCCTTTGCGGATCGGAGAGCGAACGCTGGCTTTCAAAGGCACCGGAGCCGCGATCGCGGGTCCGAAATTTCCCGGAAATGCAACCGCGCCTAAACGTCGGTCGACGACGACCATTCCGTTGCTGCTCATTGGGCACCCGCTTCAAGTGTGCGCTCAAGCGCTTTCGATCCGTTTGCTTGTCCCATCGATCTGCGCATCGGCAGCGTATCATTACCGCCTTTCGCTGCCGAAGCTTCGCTCCACGCTTCCATGATCTCGTCGCGCGGGCCGAACATCCTCACCTCCCCGTCCTGCAGGACGAGGATCTTATCGGCTTGGCTCAATGTCGAAGGACGGTGGCCGACGACGATGATCGTGCAGCCGCGCTGCTTCAGATCCTTTAGCGCTTCGGCAAGCGACGATTCACCTGCCTGATCGAGGTTCGCATTCGGTTCGTCGAGGACGATGACGCGCGGCTTGCCGAATACGGCGCGCGCCAAACCGACACGCTGGCGCTGGCCTCCCGAAAGTCGCACGCCACCATCGCCGATGAGCGTATCGTACCCAACCGGCAGGCGCTGGATCAGCGGATGAACATGGGCGATGGTCGCCGCCTGTACGACTTCGTCGGCGCTCGCCGGCCGCATGCGCGAAATGTTTTCCCGAAGCGTGCCGGTGAACAACTCGACTTCCTGAGGCAAGAAGCCAATGAGCTCCCCGAGCTGCTGGCGATCCCAGTGGCGCATGTCGTTTCCGTCCAAGCGGACTTCGCCTCCCGCGGGCTCGTTCAAACCGACCAGCAGGCGGCACAGCGTGCTCTTGCCTGCCCCCGACGGTCCGACGATGGCCAGCACTTCTCCGGGCTCGGCGCTGAACGAAATGTCGTTCAGGATGACGTGCCCCGTCTCGGGCACGGCGTAGGTCAGATCTTCGACGGTAAGCCGGCCCTCGGGCAATGGCAGCAACGTGCGTTCGGGGATTGGCGGGTACTCCTTGGCGTGCGC
Protein-coding sequences here:
- a CDS encoding HlyD family type I secretion periplasmic adaptor subunit — encoded protein: MSSNGMVVVDRRLGAVAFPGNFGPAIAAPVPLKASVRSPIRKGYVLILLFVGGFGAWASVAPLAGGAIAPGVISPNSSRRVVQHFEGGIIRDLRVHEGDIVTEGQRLLVLESVQPKSAYETLLAQKQSLLAQKARLDAEKSGAAVIDFPEELEAGGKLVAAAQSQQQIFDTRRSVLQVRKNMAKQRTDQLAEQIEGAKAQIDNLDIQISYIREEVAGKQALLDKGLLPKPEAMRLKRNESELLAQRTGFETDIAKTKQLIVEANLQVVSAEATRLDEIAADQDKVNNALIDIDERLSASKDVLKRTEITAPVAGTVINMRFKTVGGVVGRGDPILEIVPRDDKLIIEARVSPNDIPLVHQDQPAQIHLAAYSSRVMPRLRGIVRSVSADRVTDGNGMQSYYVARVEIDKDDLKARASEAVLLPGMSAEVIFVTEERTLLQFLLSPLTDILRRGMREH